Proteins co-encoded in one Callospermophilus lateralis isolate mCalLat2 chromosome 2, mCalLat2.hap1, whole genome shotgun sequence genomic window:
- the LOC143390609 gene encoding inhibitor of growth protein 5: MATAMYLEHYLDSIENLPCELQRNFQLMRELDQRTEDKKAEIDLLAAEYISTVKTLSPDQRVAHLQKIQSAYSKCKEYSDDKVQLAMQTYEMVDKHIRRLDADLARFEADLKDKMDGNDFDGPGGRGLKKGRGQKEKRGSRGRGRRTSEEDTPKKKKHKGGSEFTDTILSVHPSDVLDMPVDPNEPTYCLCHQVSYGEMIGCDNPDCPIEWFHFARVDLTTKPKGKWFCPWCVQDKRKKK, from the coding sequence ATGGCGACTGCCATGTACTTGGAGCACTACCTGGACAGCATTGAGAACCTTCCCTGTGAACTTCAGAGGAACTTCCAGCTGATGCGAGAGCTGGACCAGAGGACAGAAGATAAAAAAGCAGAGATCGACCTCTTGGCTGCAGAGTATATCTCCACAGTGAAGACCCTTTCCCCAGACCAGCGTGTGGCGCATCTGCAGAAGATCCAAAGCGCCTACAGCAAGTGCAAGGAGTACAGCGATGACAAGGTGCAGCTGGCCATGCAGACCTACGAGATGGTGGATAAACACATCCGGAGGCTTGATGCTGACCTGGCACGCTTTGAAGCCGACTTGAAGGACAAGATGGATGGCAATGACTTTGACGGCCCCGGAGGACGAGGGTTGAAAAAAGGACGAggtcagaaagaaaaaagaggctCCCGGGGCCGTGGCAGAAGGACCTCAGAAGAAGATACTCCcaagaagaagaaacacaaaggAGGGTCAGAGTTCACGGACACCATCCTGTCCGTGCACCCCTCGGATGTGCTGGACATGCCTGTGGATCCCAACGAGCCCACATACTGCCTGTGCCACCAGGTGTCCTACGGGGAGATGATCGGCTGTGACAACCCAGATTGTCCCATCGAATGGTTCCACTTTGCCCGCGTGGACCTCACCACGAAGCCCAAAGGAAAGTGGTTCTGTCCATGGTGCGTTCAGGACAAGAGGAAGAAGAAGTGA